One Manihot esculenta cultivar AM560-2 chromosome 18, M.esculenta_v8, whole genome shotgun sequence genomic window carries:
- the LOC110606613 gene encoding uncharacterized protein LOC110606613, with product MLDPAAKFARVTDSYGFQAQKTPQNYVNHKTLNGFPEIGAERKLIDDEDSGMSSPPLWRTSPQHRQNHYRCLSPSSRAQAIARGQKELMEMVSQMPEGCYELSLRDIVEKNMVDQTKEESFSREMKMNARERAEKRTNDKKLQMSRSGSVDNGGFLLKMVFPISWGSRKKKKKKNSNNVVMNNSVRDGRVSPKPLLFDGSAKSVENEWWKNRFLEPGESESGGFSSNSGSSKSSGRSSRSSSRNSTARNGGDGCWAFIFRKRGKKE from the exons ATGCTAGATCCCGCCGCAAAATTCGCCCGAGTAACCGACAGTTATGGCTTCCAAGCTCAGAAAACGCCGCAGAATTACGTCAATCACAAGACCTTGAATGGCTTCCCGGAGATCGGAGCTGAAAGAAAGCTGATAGACGATGAAGATTCCGGGATGTCTTCCCCACCTTTGTGGAGAACAAGTCCCCAACATCGCCAGAACCATTATCGCTGTCTTTCTCCATCGTCGAGAGCTCAAGCGATTGCCAGAGGCCAGAAAGAGCTCATGGAGATGGTGAGTCAAATGCCTGAGGGATGTTACGAGTTGTCTTTAAGAGATATTGTAGAGAAGAACATGGTTGATCAGACTAAGGAAGAGAGTTTTAGTAGAGAAATGAAAATGAATGCAAGGGAAAGAGCAGAGAAGAGAACGAATGATAAAAAACTGCAAATGAGCAGAAGTGGGAGCGTAGACAATGGAGGGTTTCTTCTGAAGATGGTGTTTCCGATTTCTTGGGGttcaaggaagaagaagaagaagaagaatagcaACAACGTAGTGATGAATAATAGTGTAAGAGATGGGAGGGTGTCTCCAAAGCCTTTGCTATTCGATGGATCTGCAAAAAGTGTAGAAAATGAGTGGTGGAAGAACAGATTCTTGGAGCCGGGAGAGAGTGAAAGCGGTGGATTTAGTAGCAATAGTGGAAGCTCAAAAAGCAGCGGCAGAAGCAGTAGAAGTAGCAGCAGGAACAGCACCGCCAG GAATGGAGGAGATGGTTGCTGGGCTTTCATTTTTAGGAAGAGAGGGAAGAAGGAATGA
- the LOC110606174 gene encoding putative pentatricopeptide repeat-containing protein At1g77010, mitochondrial, producing the protein MDLQLQSMARLLQSLNTHRSIHIGKQIHLLFLKRGLLNSTLSLANRLLLMYSRCGCMSDAHNLFYEMPYRNCFSWNTMIEGYLKCGNREKSLELFDVMPQKDDYSWNVVISGFVKACEFDIARRLFNEMPRRNGVAWNSLIHGYARNGCPRDAIRLFKELNLRPLEKSYGDSFVLATVIGACTDLEAIECGKQIHARILIDDMEFDSVLASSLINFYGKCGELDSANYVLNMMKEVDDFSLSALITGYANYGRMNDARRIFDRKSNPCIVVCNSLISGYVNNNEKMKAHALFTEMQKNGIQVDSSTIAIILSSCHSSGNSQHGKQIHAYACKVGLVDDIIVACAFIDAYSKCGSPNAACKLFSELKAHDTVLLNSMITVYSNCSRIEDAKQIFKTMPSKTLISWNSMVVGLVQNGCPIEALDLFRKMNKLDLRIDKFSLASVISACAGISSLEMGEQVFARAIIIGLDSDQVVSTSLVDYYCKCGLVENGRKLFDMMIKSDEVSWNSMLMGYATNGYGLEALTLFNEMKHAGVRLTDITFTGVLSACNHCGLVEEGHKWFNIMKYDYHIDPGIEHYSCMIDLFARAGYLQEANNLIENMPFVADASMWSSVLRGCVAHGDKDLGEKVARRIIELDPESSNAYVQLSGIFATSGDWESSALVRKVMKEKKVKKHPGFSWAD; encoded by the coding sequence ATGGATCTTCAACTCCAATCTATGGCTCGCTTACTGCAATCTCTTAATACCCACCGTTCAATCCACATCGGAAAACAAATCCACCTTCTCTTTTTAAAAAGGGGTCTCCTAAATTCCACTCTTTCACTGGCAAACCGCCTTCTACTGATGTACAGTCGATGCGGTTGCATGAGCGATGCGCATAACCTGTTCTATGAAATGCCCTATAGAAACTGCTTTTCCTGGAACACCATGATAGAGGGCTACCTGAAGTGCGGAAACAGAGAAAAATCGCTGGAGCTGTTTGATGTGATGCCCCAAAAAGATGATTATTCGTGGAATGTGGTTATTTCGGGGTTTGTGAAAGCTTGCGAGTTCGACATTGCTAGGAGGTTGTTTAATGAGATGCCCAGGAGAAATGGGGTTGCGTGGAATTCATTGATTCATGGTTATGCTCGGAATGGATGTCCAAGGGATGCGATTAGGCTATTTAAGGAATTGAATTTGAGGCCGTTGGAAAAATCATATGGTGATTCCTTTGTATTAGCTACTGTTATTGGCGCTTGTACTGATTTGGAAGCTATTGAATGTGGTAAGCAAATCCATGCCCGGATTCTAATTGATGACATGGAATTTGACTCAGTATTGGCTAGTTCACTGATTAACTTTTATGGAAAATGCGGTGAGTTGGACAGCGCAAATTATGTTTTGAATATGATGAAGGAAGTGGATGACTTCTCGTTGTCAGCGCTTATCACTGGCTATGCAAATTATGGTAGAATGAATGATGCAAGAAGAATATTTGATAGGAAAAGTAACCCGTGTATTGTGGTGTGCAATTCTTTGATTTCTGGGTATGTTAACAATAACGAAAAAATGAAAGCACATGCACTTTTCACTGAGATGCAAAAAAATGGAATTCAGGTAGACTCATCAACAATAGCAATTATTCTGAGTTCCTGCCATAGCTCTGGGAATTCACAACATGGTAAACAAATCCATGCCTATGCTTGTAAAGTTGGATTAGTTGATGACATCATTGTTGCTTGTGCTTTTATTGATGCATATTCCAAGTGTGGAAGTCCCAATGCTGCTTGCAAATTATTCAGTGAGCTCAAAGCCCATGATACAGTCTTACTCAACTCTATGATCACAGTTTATAGCAATTGTAGTAGAATTGAAGATGCAAAACAGATTTTTAAAACCATGCCGAGTAAAACCCTGATATCATGGAATTCAATGGTTGTGGGTCTTGTACAAAATGGTTGTCCAATTGAAGCATTGGACCTTTTTCGCAAAATGAATAAACTGGATTTGAGGATTGACAAGTTTAGCCTTGCTAGTGTGATCAGTGCCTGTGCTGGTATCTCTTCACTGGAAATGGGTGAACAGGTTTTTGCGAGAGCAATTATCATTGGACTTGATTCTGATCAGGTTGTTTCTACCTCCCTTGTTGATTATTACTGCAAATGTGGCTTGGTTGAGAATGGAAGAAAGCTGTTTGATATGATGATCAAATCTGATGAAGTCTCCTGGAACTCAATGCTGATGGGCTATGCTACAAATGGTTATGGATTGGAAGCACTAACACTGTTCAATGAAATGAAACATGCTGGTGTAAGACTAACAGATATTACATTTACAGGGGTTTTATCTGCCTGTAACCATTGTGGGTTGGTTGAGGAGGGACATAAATGGTTTAATATTATGAAATATGACTATCATATTGATCCAGGAATTGAGCACTATTCGTGCATGATTGATCTTTTTGCTCGTGCTGGTTACTTACAGGAGGCAAATAATCTTATTGAGAATATGCCCTTTGTGGCAGATGCCAGCATGTGGTCATCTGTGTTAAGGGGTTGTGTGGCTCATGGAGATAAGGATCTGGGTGAAAAGGTGGCAAGGAGAATCATTGAACTTGATCCTGAGAGCTCCAATGCGTATGTCCAACTATCTGGCATATTTGCTACCTCTGGGGACTGGGAAAGCTCAGCTCTTGTTAGAAAGGTAATGAAAGAGAAGAAAGTAAAAAAGCATCCTGGTTTCAGTTGGGCTGATTGA
- the LOC110606176 gene encoding inactive protein kinase SELMODRAFT_444075, translating into MHNYTYSLDHQSHSFFLSFFFFFFSAVPPHITLSHARNLGNTNNLSLVFGFFFLLFFLLRWWAGEFSSLVSFLMENLLSHSYIVIAYDATKDRGMHELKRTINEVRLRGDILHTGDRLIVLGVLHKVPNSLGYMKACPDSFGGASASVLEEEVTKKINVYLNMLLESAEVCEDEGVTIEVKITAGTPMKQVILQEVVSYKATWVILDRHLRRDLKFYLKQIPSKLALIHDNLSVELKRPHFANETDPIEQKPFYSMSKPVPLLNRQGGENEGQCVISCRSFSLSINSLESSDMHSSSSLPSSSYGSREHSFLLDFGASSKQHKAGTYNKPDSNYPPSTQIAHHKNVSRRQTSEAPILCSACGARTEFYIKDAMRFTFSEIQLATQDFSKENLLGEGGYGHVYKGELKDKQLIAAKVRKEASTQGFAEFQSEVYVLNFARHKNIVMLLGFCCKENLNILVYEYICNKSLDWHLFDKAAIVLDWHQRYSIAIGTAKGLRFLHEECRSGPIIHRDLRPGNILLTHDFVPMLGDFGLARWKTTDEVQTRVLGTLGYLAPEYAENGIVSVRTDVYAFGIVLLQLISGQKVVDLKRVEGQQSLRQWAEPLIERLALHELIDQRIVDSYDTYELYLMAKAAYLCIQRNPERRPSMGEIVRLLEGENNRIHHLGEQVLPHYHARR; encoded by the exons ATGCACAACTACACGTATTCATTGGATCACCAATCccattctttctttctttctttcttcttcttcttcttctctgctGTCCCTCCCCATATAACTCTTTCACATGCCCGGAACCTAGGCAACACAAATAACCTCAGCTTAGTTTTtggctttttctttcttcttttttttcttttgaggtGGTGGGCTGGGGAGTTTTCAAGTTTAGTTTCTTTTCTCATGGAGAATCTTCTTTCTCATTCCTATATTGTTATCGCTTATGATGCCACTAAGGATCGTGGTATGCACGAGCTTAAACGCACCATTAATGAAGTTAGATTGAGAGGTGACATTCTTCATACAGGTGATAGGCTTATTGTTCTTGGAGTTCTCCATAAAGTGCCTAATTCCT TGGGTTATATGAAAGCATGCCCTGATTCTTTTGGTGGAGCAAGCGCTAGTGTGTTGGAAGAGGAAGTTACAAAGAAAATTAATGTGTATCTAAACATGCTCCTGGAAAGTGCTGAAGTTTGTGAAGATGAAGGG GTCACCATTGAAGTTAAAATTACAGCAGGAACTCCAATGAAGCAGGTCATTCTTCAAGAAGTTGTTTCTTATAAGGCAACTTGGGTCATACTAGATAG GCATCTTAGAAGAGACTTGAAGTTTTATCTTAAACAGATACCTTCCAAGCTTGCACTGATCCATGATAACTTATCTGTGGAACTTAAGAGACCTCATTTTGCAAATGAAACGGACCCTATAGAACAGAAGCCATTCTATTCCATGTCCAAACCTGTTCCCCTGCTGAATCGTCAAGGTGGTGAAAATGAAGGGCAGTGTGTTATCTCTTGCAGAAGCTTTTCATTATCAATTAATTCTCTTGAAAGTTCTGACATGCATAGTTCCAGTTCGTTACCCTCATCTTCATATGGATCACGCGAGCATAGTTTTCTGTTAGATTTTGGGGCGTCTTCTAAGCAACATAAAGCAG GTACATACAACAAACCAGACAGTAACTATCCTCCTTCCACTCAGATTGCCCACCATAAAAATGTTTCTCGACGTCAAACATCGGAAGCACCTATTCTTTGTTCTGCATGTGGGGCGAGGACTGAATTTTATATTAAGGATGCAATGAGATTCACTTTTTCTGAGATTCAGCTTGCAACACAAGATTTTTCAAAAGAGAACTTATTAGGAGAAGGTGGTTATGGACATGTATATAAGGGAGAGCTAAAAGATAAACAGCTAATTGCTGCAAAGGTACGCAAAGAAGCAAGCACACAAGGGTTTGCAGAATTTCAGTCTGAGGTATATGTCTTAAACTTTGCCCGCCACAAGAACATCGTCATGCTTTTGGGTTTTTGTTGCAAGGAGAATCTTAACATCTTGGTTTATGAGTATATATGCAACAAGTCTCTGGATTGGCATTTATTTG ATAAGGCAGCAATTGTTCTTGATTGGCACCAAAGATATTCCATTGCAATAGGAACTGCAAAGGGATTGCGTTTTCTGCATGAAGAATGCCGTAGTGGTCCTATCATTCATCGAGATTTGCGGCCTGGGAATATATTGCTCACACATGACTTTGTTCCAATG CTGGGGGATTTTGGCCTTGCCAGATGGAAGACCACTGACGAGGTCCAGACAAGGGTACTTGGCACGCTGGG ATATCTTGCTCCAGAGTATGCAGAAAATGGTATTGTTTCTGTGAGAACAGATGTCTATGCATTTGGCATTGTTCTCTTACAACTAATATCCGGACAAAAAGTAGTTGATTTAAAACGAGTCGAAGGACAACAATCACTTCGACAGTGG GCAGAACCACTGATTGAGAGGCTCGCACTACACGAACTCATCGATCAACGAATAGTAGATTCATATGACACATATGAATTATACCTCATGGCTAAAGCAGCATATCTATGCATACAAAGAAACCCCGAAAGGCGGCCATCAATGGGAGAG ATCGTGCGCCTTCTCGAAGGAGAAAACAACCGAATCCATCATTTAGGGGAGCAAGTTTTACCTCATTATCATGCAAGGAGATGA